A stretch of Acidimicrobiales bacterium DNA encodes these proteins:
- a CDS encoding Stp1/IreP family PP2C-type Ser/Thr phosphatase, with protein sequence MIEFRWGSATDVGRVRQANQDQLLVAAPVFVVADGMGGHNGGEVAAAVAVDEMAKVDTVTSVDDLIEAVQQANREIVDRSKLEPELRGMGTTLVALVGMMVGDSQRLGIANVGDSRLYRVAEDGLVQVTEDHTLVEALVRDGRLTAEEALTHPQRNIVTRALGIDEKVLVDTWELGPVAGDRYLLCSDGLFGELTEDEIQDVLARVEDPNEAAVELVTEAVEAGGRDNVTVLVVDVVDADEVDDEIPDDRIISIHKAVPDSVLRLEPPPETGPNDPHPDEIVVDRTIEKPPFVTWRLGLFVAAVLIVLAVLLSSVVAYARSSYFVGTDDDQVVIYRGRPGGVLWFDPTVEEPVVLSVSELDDEDLPDVIAGVQFDDLDDARTYAAALSERASTDEP encoded by the coding sequence ATGATCGAGTTCCGCTGGGGCTCCGCCACCGACGTCGGCCGGGTCCGCCAGGCCAACCAGGACCAGTTGCTCGTCGCCGCGCCGGTGTTCGTCGTGGCCGACGGCATGGGCGGCCACAACGGCGGCGAGGTCGCGGCCGCGGTCGCCGTCGACGAGATGGCGAAGGTCGACACGGTGACGTCCGTCGACGACCTGATCGAGGCGGTCCAGCAGGCGAACCGCGAGATCGTGGACCGTTCCAAGCTCGAGCCCGAGCTGCGGGGCATGGGCACCACGCTCGTCGCCCTCGTCGGGATGATGGTGGGCGACAGCCAGCGCCTCGGCATCGCCAACGTCGGCGACAGTCGTCTCTATCGCGTCGCCGAGGACGGGCTGGTGCAGGTCACGGAGGACCACACCCTCGTCGAAGCGCTCGTGCGCGACGGTCGCCTGACCGCCGAGGAGGCGCTCACCCATCCTCAGCGCAACATCGTCACCCGGGCGCTCGGCATCGACGAGAAGGTCCTGGTCGACACCTGGGAGCTCGGCCCGGTCGCCGGTGACCGCTATCTCCTGTGCAGCGACGGCCTGTTCGGCGAGCTGACGGAGGACGAGATCCAGGACGTGCTGGCCCGGGTCGAGGACCCGAACGAGGCCGCGGTCGAGTTGGTCACCGAGGCCGTCGAGGCCGGCGGTCGCGACAACGTCACGGTCCTCGTGGTCGATGTCGTCGACGCCGACGAGGTGGACGACGAGATACCCGACGATCGCATCATCTCGATCCACAAGGCCGTGCCGGACAGTGTCCTGCGGCTCGAGCCTCCTCCGGAGACCGGCCCGAACGATCCCCATCCCGACGAGATCGTCGTCGACCGCACCATCGAGAAGCCGCCCTTCGTCACGTGGCGGCTCGGCCTGTTCGTCGCGGCCGTGCTGATCGTGCTCGCGGTGCTGCTGTCGTCGGTCGTCGCCTACGCCCGCTCGTCCTACTTCGTCGGCACGGACGACGACCAGGTCGTGATCTACCGGGGCCGACCCGGTGGCGTGCTCTGGTTCGACCCCACCGTCGAGGAGCCCGTCGTGCTGTCCGTCTCCGAGCTCGACGACGAGGATCTGCCCGACGTGATCGCGGGCGTGCAGTTCGACGATCTCGACGACGCCCGCACCTACGCCGCGGCGCTGAGCGAGCGGGCGAGCACCGACGAACCGTGA
- a CDS encoding FHA domain-containing protein, with amino-acid sequence MSDQLFIVLRVCLLALVYLVFLRVLRAVWVELRAEGARPAPAPAPRRSKRAPAPAPVPEPVGAPLPASAPTALLATGRLAIVAPAGLAGQTFVVDGETTIGRGAGCAVSIDDAHVSKLHARISPADGGWMIEDLGSTNGTVLDGSPLRAPVRLMPGSRISIGEIVLEFT; translated from the coding sequence GTGTCGGACCAGCTCTTCATCGTGCTCCGGGTGTGCCTGCTCGCCCTCGTCTACCTGGTGTTCCTGCGCGTCCTTCGGGCCGTGTGGGTCGAGCTGCGCGCCGAGGGGGCCCGTCCGGCACCCGCGCCGGCCCCGCGGCGGTCGAAGCGAGCCCCCGCGCCTGCGCCCGTTCCCGAGCCGGTCGGCGCGCCATTGCCGGCCTCGGCTCCGACCGCGCTCCTCGCGACAGGCCGGCTCGCGATCGTCGCGCCGGCGGGTCTCGCCGGTCAGACATTCGTCGTGGACGGCGAGACGACCATCGGGCGAGGCGCCGGCTGTGCGGTCTCGATCGACGACGCCCACGTCTCGAAGCTCCACGCCCGCATCTCTCCGGCCGATGGAGGCTGGATGATCGAAGATCTCGGCTCCACGAACGGCACGGTGCTCGACGGCTCGCCGCTGCGGGCGCCCGTCCGGCTCATGCCCGGGAGCCGCATCAGCATCGGTGAGATCGTGTTGGAGTTCACATGA
- a CDS encoding penicillin-binding transpeptidase domain-containing protein has protein sequence MTARIRRLGAVFILLYAVLFVQLNRVQFVDAEDYRTHEGNIRPQLRAFGQERGDIITADGVVVAFSIPVEDSTIEFRRSYPTGERFAHVVGFQSFNQGAFGLEREYNDQLAGERLDQQFESLKDLFVERDTTGTVVMTMRDDVQQAAQEALGERRGSVVAIDPRTGGIVAMWTYPSFDPNPLAGLDGTLVNETYSALLDDPDDPLLAKAYREVFFPGSTFKLVTAAAAIDTADISLTSPVWPQANVYSPLPSGSDLRNFGGSTCGGDLREALRVSCNTTFAEIGAEWVGPDGMVRTAENFGFNAAVPIDLPNAARSNFPVDYGARLADVDHYRPTEGAEGDGPFLPNGDTPIHENSAILAQTSIGQNDVKATPLQMAMVAGAIANGGRMMEPHVVSEVRSSDGDVYDTVEPSLWRVATSPLAADLLQEAMINVAENGTARNLAVPGLVVGGKTGTAQLGTDPPNSHAWIVGFAGRPGEDAELAVAVIVEAQPGASEQTGGAVAAPIARAVIEAYFNG, from the coding sequence ATGACCGCGCGGATCCGGCGGCTCGGCGCCGTGTTCATCCTCCTCTACGCGGTGCTGTTCGTGCAGCTGAATCGGGTGCAGTTCGTCGACGCCGAGGACTACCGCACCCACGAGGGCAACATCCGTCCCCAGCTGCGCGCCTTCGGCCAGGAGCGGGGCGACATCATCACGGCGGACGGCGTGGTCGTCGCCTTCTCGATCCCGGTCGAGGACAGCACCATCGAGTTCCGCCGCTCGTATCCCACCGGCGAACGCTTCGCCCACGTCGTCGGCTTCCAGTCGTTCAACCAGGGCGCCTTCGGCCTCGAGCGTGAATACAACGACCAGCTCGCGGGGGAGCGGCTGGACCAGCAGTTCGAGTCGCTGAAGGACCTGTTCGTCGAGCGTGACACCACGGGCACGGTCGTGATGACCATGCGCGACGACGTGCAGCAGGCGGCGCAGGAAGCGCTCGGCGAGCGACGCGGATCCGTCGTGGCCATCGACCCGAGGACCGGCGGGATCGTGGCGATGTGGACCTATCCGAGCTTCGACCCGAACCCGCTGGCCGGGCTGGACGGCACGCTCGTGAACGAGACCTACTCGGCCCTGCTCGACGACCCCGACGACCCGCTGCTCGCCAAGGCCTACCGCGAGGTGTTCTTCCCCGGGTCGACGTTCAAGCTCGTCACCGCGGCTGCGGCGATCGACACGGCGGACATCAGCCTGACGAGCCCGGTGTGGCCGCAGGCGAACGTCTATTCACCGCTCCCGTCCGGCTCGGACCTGCGCAACTTCGGGGGCAGCACCTGTGGCGGTGATCTCCGTGAGGCGCTGCGGGTGTCGTGCAACACGACCTTCGCCGAGATCGGGGCGGAGTGGGTCGGACCGGACGGCATGGTGCGCACCGCCGAGAACTTCGGCTTCAACGCGGCGGTGCCCATCGACCTGCCGAACGCGGCCCGGTCGAACTTCCCCGTCGACTACGGCGCCCGCCTGGCGGATGTCGATCACTACCGCCCGACGGAGGGCGCCGAGGGGGACGGCCCGTTCCTGCCGAACGGCGACACGCCGATCCACGAGAACTCCGCGATCCTCGCCCAGACCTCGATCGGCCAGAACGACGTGAAGGCCACGCCGTTGCAGATGGCGATGGTGGCCGGCGCGATCGCGAACGGCGGACGGATGATGGAGCCCCACGTGGTCTCGGAGGTGCGCTCGTCCGACGGCGACGTGTACGACACGGTCGAGCCGAGTCTGTGGCGCGTCGCCACGTCACCGCTCGCGGCCGACCTGCTCCAGGAGGCGATGATCAACGTCGCGGAGAACGGCACGGCGCGGAACCTCGCCGTCCCCGGTCTCGTGGTCGGCGGTAAGACGGGCACGGCCCAGCTCGGCACCGATCCGCCCAACAGCCACGCCTGGATCGTCGGGTTCGCGGGTCGCCCGGGAGAGGACGCGGAGCTCGCCGTCGCCGTCATCGTCGAAGCGCAACCGGGGGCCAGCGAGCAGACGGGTGGAGCGGTGGCCGCGCCCATCGCCCGGGCCGTGATCGAGGCGTATTTCAACGGCTGA
- a CDS encoding FtsW/RodA/SpoVE family cell cycle protein, which translates to MTALERRGSLPPSLAALRPRRVELGLIFLIAVVVVAAYGLASLGQSSSVPANIGPFLAWMLGLFFFVHLAVRRFAPAADPVIVPMALLLNGLGYVMIARLGGDVDGGGDLAGLQSVWTAVGIGLFVATLILIPRARMLAQYRYLFGLGGIALLALPLVPGIGIELNGARIWVSIGPVNFQPGEFAKIALAIFFASYLVDAGELIKNRLELRDLVPIGAAWAASVGVMVLERDLGSSMLLFALFVVMMWMASGRTMFLGLGAAMFAAGGVVAFQLFSHVERRIDAWLNPWADPQDSGFQIIQATYSMAEGGLTGTGLGRGEPDRVPFAETDFIFAALGEELGLAGTAAVLMAFLVLIGSGLRIAIRATRPFEILLAVGLTTLVAVQAFIIMGGVVRLIPLTGITLPFVSYGGSALVSNYIVLALLVRLSHEQRVAATKEPTP; encoded by the coding sequence GTGACGGCGCTCGAGCGTCGCGGTTCGCTGCCGCCGAGCCTCGCCGCGCTCCGACCCCGCCGGGTCGAGCTGGGGCTGATCTTCCTCATCGCGGTCGTGGTCGTCGCCGCGTACGGCCTGGCGAGTCTCGGCCAGTCGTCCTCCGTGCCGGCCAACATCGGCCCGTTCCTGGCCTGGATGCTCGGCCTGTTCTTCTTCGTCCACCTGGCCGTGCGCCGCTTCGCCCCGGCGGCCGACCCGGTCATCGTGCCGATGGCGTTGCTGCTCAACGGGCTCGGCTACGTGATGATCGCCCGCCTCGGCGGCGACGTCGACGGCGGCGGTGATCTGGCCGGGCTCCAGTCGGTCTGGACCGCGGTCGGCATCGGCCTCTTCGTCGCGACGCTCATCCTCATTCCCCGGGCCCGCATGCTCGCCCAGTACCGCTACCTCTTCGGCCTCGGCGGCATCGCCCTGCTCGCGTTGCCCCTCGTGCCCGGCATCGGCATCGAGCTCAACGGCGCCCGGATCTGGGTGAGCATCGGCCCGGTCAACTTCCAGCCCGGCGAGTTCGCCAAGATCGCGCTGGCGATCTTCTTCGCGTCCTATCTGGTCGACGCGGGGGAGCTCATCAAGAACCGGCTCGAGCTGCGCGACCTCGTGCCCATCGGGGCCGCGTGGGCCGCGTCGGTCGGGGTGATGGTGCTCGAACGCGACCTCGGCTCGTCGATGCTCTTGTTCGCCCTCTTCGTCGTGATGATGTGGATGGCGAGCGGGCGGACGATGTTCCTCGGGCTCGGCGCTGCGATGTTCGCGGCCGGCGGCGTGGTCGCGTTCCAACTCTTCTCCCACGTCGAGCGGCGGATCGATGCCTGGCTCAACCCCTGGGCGGACCCGCAGGACAGCGGCTTCCAGATCATCCAGGCCACCTACTCGATGGCGGAGGGTGGACTCACCGGCACGGGCCTCGGGCGCGGTGAGCCGGACCGGGTGCCGTTCGCCGAGACCGACTTCATCTTCGCCGCGCTCGGCGAGGAGCTCGGCCTGGCGGGCACGGCGGCGGTCCTCATGGCGTTCCTCGTGCTCATCGGCTCGGGTCTGCGGATCGCGATCCGGGCGACGCGGCCGTTCGAGATCCTGCTCGCCGTCGGTCTCACCACCCTCGTCGCGGTGCAGGCCTTCATCATCATGGGCGGGGTCGTGCGCCTCATCCCGCTGACCGGCATCACCCTGCCGTTCGTCAGCTACGGCGGCTCGGCCCTGGTCTCCAACTACATCGTGCTCGCCCTCTTGGTGCGACTGTCCCACGAGCAACGCGTCGCCGCCACGAAGGAGCCGACGCCATGA
- the pknB gene encoding Stk1 family PASTA domain-containing Ser/Thr kinase, which translates to MSDQGPTVFNGRYELLRHIARGGMADVYLARDDLLDREVALKVLFPEFANDPNFVERFRREAQAAANLNHPNIVGIYDWGQERGTYYIVMEHVSGRSMSDVLRSTGPLQPDRAAEIAADVAAALSTAHQAGLVHRDVKLGNILVSDGGDVKVADFGIATALAGGTDAGLTQHGSVMGTATYFSPEQAQGKQVDGRSDLYSLGVVLYEMLAGVPPFQAETPVAVAYKHVQEKPETLLDRGVNVAKSLNAITMKLLAKNPANRYPTADDLRNDLRRYLAGAHQVPGGAAAAGAAAGAAAGIAGAAVAGADPAGAATPPATDPSNVDPTTVQPATPGAALPAVVPASQPGPVLDPTALAAHYAADGYYDEEPPRDDWKRTAALLIGLGVLIFFLGFLTIAFVRELGLFDGGDGDDGPAVVEDVEVPNVEDEQIDEAERILRDLGLVPVQTPQTNATVPVGTVFDQQPVAGQIVPPGTEVELFVSTGAEIVVPSVINMTRDEAVAALAAEGYTAEIDDLPSAQDVGTVFRQIPVPGTAHPLDEPVILHVSTGPERVVMPDLEGLSLTAAFRELSDAGLDIEGDAIQEPSEEIAETLVTRTDPPADSLVDVGSRVVIYVSDGVPTVPVPPVIGLFADTALATIRNVGLEPVTEFRIVPFGDPQVGLVIDQTPPNYEEVPIGSEVVIVVGEAGPEPTTTTTTTTTTTTSEPPPTSTDPP; encoded by the coding sequence ATGTCCGATCAGGGCCCCACCGTCTTCAACGGACGCTACGAACTCCTGCGCCACATCGCCCGTGGCGGCATGGCCGACGTCTATCTGGCCAGGGATGATCTGCTCGATCGCGAGGTCGCGCTCAAGGTCCTCTTCCCCGAGTTCGCCAACGATCCGAACTTCGTCGAGCGCTTCCGCCGGGAGGCGCAGGCGGCCGCCAACCTCAACCACCCCAACATCGTGGGCATCTACGACTGGGGCCAGGAGCGCGGCACCTACTACATCGTGATGGAACACGTCTCGGGGCGGAGTATGAGCGACGTGCTCCGCTCGACCGGGCCGCTCCAGCCGGACCGGGCGGCCGAGATCGCGGCCGACGTCGCGGCCGCCCTCTCGACCGCGCACCAGGCCGGTCTCGTCCACCGCGACGTGAAGCTCGGCAACATCCTCGTGTCCGACGGCGGCGACGTGAAGGTCGCCGACTTCGGCATCGCCACCGCCCTCGCCGGCGGCACCGATGCGGGGCTCACCCAACACGGGTCCGTCATGGGCACCGCCACCTACTTCTCGCCTGAGCAGGCGCAGGGCAAGCAGGTCGACGGGCGCAGCGACCTCTACTCCCTCGGCGTCGTGCTCTACGAGATGCTCGCGGGCGTGCCGCCCTTCCAGGCGGAGACACCGGTCGCCGTCGCGTACAAGCACGTGCAGGAGAAGCCGGAGACGCTCCTCGACCGCGGCGTCAACGTCGCCAAGTCGCTCAACGCGATCACGATGAAGCTGCTGGCCAAGAACCCGGCCAACCGCTACCCGACCGCCGACGATCTCCGCAACGACCTCCGTCGCTATCTCGCCGGCGCCCACCAGGTGCCGGGGGGCGCGGCCGCGGCCGGTGCCGCCGCCGGCGCCGCGGCGGGCATTGCCGGTGCCGCCGTGGCCGGAGCGGATCCGGCCGGCGCGGCGACGCCGCCCGCCACCGATCCGAGCAACGTCGATCCCACCACGGTGCAGCCCGCCACCCCCGGCGCGGCGCTCCCCGCCGTCGTCCCCGCCTCGCAACCGGGCCCGGTGCTCGACCCCACCGCCCTCGCCGCCCACTACGCGGCCGACGGCTACTACGACGAGGAACCGCCCCGCGACGACTGGAAGCGCACCGCCGCGCTGCTGATCGGGCTCGGAGTGCTGATCTTCTTCCTCGGCTTCCTCACGATCGCCTTCGTGCGCGAACTCGGTCTGTTCGACGGCGGCGACGGTGACGACGGTCCGGCCGTGGTCGAGGATGTCGAGGTCCCGAACGTCGAGGACGAGCAGATCGACGAGGCGGAGCGCATCCTGCGTGACCTCGGTCTCGTGCCCGTGCAGACCCCGCAGACCAACGCCACGGTCCCCGTCGGCACGGTCTTCGACCAGCAGCCGGTCGCGGGGCAGATCGTGCCACCGGGCACCGAGGTGGAGCTGTTCGTCAGCACCGGCGCCGAGATCGTCGTGCCGTCGGTGATCAACATGACGCGTGACGAAGCCGTCGCCGCCCTCGCGGCGGAGGGCTACACCGCGGAGATCGACGATCTCCCGAGCGCACAGGACGTGGGGACGGTCTTCCGCCAGATCCCCGTCCCCGGCACGGCCCATCCGCTCGACGAGCCCGTCATCCTCCACGTCTCCACCGGCCCCGAGCGTGTCGTGATGCCCGACCTCGAAGGCCTGTCGCTGACCGCCGCGTTCCGCGAGCTGAGCGACGCGGGGCTCGATATCGAGGGCGACGCGATCCAGGAGCCGTCCGAGGAGATCGCCGAGACCCTCGTCACGCGTACGGATCCGCCGGCCGACAGCCTGGTGGACGTGGGCAGTCGCGTCGTCATCTATGTCTCGGATGGCGTGCCGACGGTGCCGGTGCCGCCGGTGATCGGCCTCTTCGCCGACACCGCCCTCGCCACGATCCGCAACGTGGGTCTGGAGCCCGTCACCGAGTTCCGCATCGTGCCGTTCGGTGATCCGCAGGTCGGCCTCGTGATCGATCAGACGCCGCCGAACTACGAAGAGGTGCCGATCGGTTCGGAGGTCGTGATCGTCGTGGGCGAGGCAGGGCCGGAGCCGACGACCACCACCACGACGACCACCACGACGACCACGTCGGAGCCGCCGCCGACGTCGACCGATCCGCCCTAG